One Drosophila willistoni isolate 14030-0811.24 chromosome 2R unlocalized genomic scaffold, UCI_dwil_1.1 Seg167, whole genome shotgun sequence DNA segment encodes these proteins:
- the LOC6642561 gene encoding solute carrier organic anion transporter family member 4C1, whose protein sequence is MTEVRHRRGSSSVPPGHYLCGMANWHPAWLQKYATTKTFMGVYGLLGTIQAMSYMYFIVTLTTLEKRFKIPSQTTGIILSGNEISQIMLSLILSYIGGQRNRPRWIAWGIVFCGLSCYILVLPHFIYGAGEEVLQLTKEYQDSLSLNGSDNGGFTLANVTSKTEPLCGMDKKEETCDSLFTYVPLVLIFISQFVLGVGNTLYYSLGQTYLDDNTKKTNTPLMLAVAMALRMIGPVFGFFFGFISLNTFIDPSKTPLIDNKDPRWLGAWWLGWLILGTLMCMFSGLIGLFPKELPKRGNDRSKYNSHLPQVLRHEELKHEDNLAVSSRFSSNAALDTIGAGAGANSELPKLKDFPKALMRLLRNKLLLFNIISGVFYILGASGFMTFLTKYMEVVFHKNSQSATIVVGPVSILGMVIGLVGSGMVISKRKPSVSKVLLWNVVVGGIYILGQISYAFLYCPDSVSMTHVGELNLTTACNANCSCSGISYTPVCHEATETTYFSACHAGCYNYNSDSKLFENCACLEKTPSNATQRFLQLLAVPTVDPELDDFTDLDLDTDGGDAILLQDDFSSPEVDNTESLSRTRRSESDPSMVLRPGICTKGCNWSFWMFSITSMIVNWFGSSGRVGNVLVNYRSVSIEDKSFAQGLALMMISLFALIPGPIIFGRIIDSTCLVWTKTCNGNGNCQLYDQTRFRYSVNFLSCLLTFIGVFFDFLVWYYGRDLDLYGDKEAKRVEQANRRDQPITPLLAKKPQKNDNQ, encoded by the exons ATGACGGAAGTCCGACATCGCCGCGGATCATCGTCCGTGCCGCCGGGTCACTATCTGTGCGGCATGGCCAATTGGCATCCTGCTTGGCTGCAGAAATACGCCACCACCAAAACATTTATGGGCGTATACGGTTTATTGGGCACCATTCAGGCCATGTCCTACATGTATTTCATAGTCACGCTGACCACTTTGGAGAAACGTTTTAAGATACCAAGCCAAACAACAG GAATCATTCTTAGCGGCAATGAGATCTCACAGATAATGTTATCTCTGATATTATCGTATATTGGAGGACAACGTAATCGTCCACGTTGGATAGCCTGGGGCATTGTATTTTGTGGTCTATCCTGCTATATTTTGGTTCTTCCTCACTTTATCTATGGAGCCGGAGAGGAGGTCCTGCAGTTAACGAAAGAATATCAGGATAGTTTAAGTCTCAATGGTTCAGACAATGGAGGATTCACTTTGGCA AATGTCACTTCCAAAACGGAACCATTGTGTGGCATGGATAAAAAGGAGGAGACCTGCGATAGTCTTTTCACCTATGTGCCTTTGGTGTTAATCTTCATCTCACAATTTGTTTTGGGTGTGGGCAACACTTTGTACTATTCGCTGGGTCAGACCTATCTCGATGATAATACCAAAAAGACGAACACGCCTCTCATGTTGGCCGTGGCCATGGCCTTGAGAATGATTGGCCCAGtgtttggtttcttttttg GCTTCATTTCGTTAAACACTTTTATTGATCCCAGTAAGACGCCGTTGATCGATAACAAGGATCCACGTTGGTTGGGTGCCTGGTGGTTGGGCTGGTTGATTCTCGGCACTCTTATGTGCATGTTCTCTGGTCTGATTGGTCTCTTTCCCAAGGAGTTGCCCAAGCGAGGAAACGATCGTTCCAAATACAATTCCCACTTGCCGCAAGTGTTGCGTCACGAGGAGCTGAAGCATGAGGATAACTTGGCGGTATCCAGTCGTTTCTCTTCGAATGCCGCATTGGACACCATTGGAGCGGGAGCTGGAGCCAATTCCGAGTTGCCCAAGTTGAAGGATTTCCCCAAAGCTCTGATGCGTTTATTGAGAAACAAATTGCTGCTCTTTAACATCATCTCGGGAGTATTTTATATACTTGGAGCCTCCGGATTCATGACATTCCTCACCAAATACATGGAGGTGGTGTTCCACAAGAATTCCCAGAGTGCCACCATT GTCGTTGGTCCCGTGTCAATTCTGGGCATGGTTATTGGTCTGGTGGGTTCTGGCATGGTCATATCGAAGCGTAAGCCTAGTGTCAGCAAAGTCTTACTTTGGAATGTGGTTGTCGGTGGCATTTATATATTGGGACAGATCTCGTATGCCTTTCTCTATTGCCCGGATTCCGTTTCCATGACCCATGTGGGAGA ACTCAACCTGACCACAGCTTGCAATGCAAACTGTTCGTGTAGTGGTATTAGTTACACTCCAGTCTGTCATGAGGCCACAGAGACGACATATTTCTCCGCTTGTCATGCTGGTTGCTATAATTACAATTCGGATTCGAAATTATTCGAGAATTGTGCCTGTCTGGAGAAGACGCCATCGAATGCCACTCAACGTTTCCTCCAACTGTTGGCAGTTCCCACCGTTGATCCCGAACTAGACGACTTCACCGATTTGGACCTGGACACAGATGGCGGTGATGCCATCCTGCTGCAAGATGACTTTTCCTCTCCAGAAGTCGACAATACCGAATCTTTGTCACGCACTCGACGATCCGAAAGCGATCCAAGCATGGTTTTACGGCctggcatttgcaccaagggTTGCAATTGGTCCTTCTGGATGTTCTCCATAACTTCAATGATTGTCAATTGGTTTGGTTCCTCTGGCCGGGTGGGCAATGTCCTGGTCAATTATCGTTCAGTGTCGATTGAGGATAAATCCTTTGCCCAGGGCTTGGCCCTCATGATGATCAGTTTGTTTGCCCTGATCCCGGGACCCATTATCTTTGGTCGCATCATTGATTCCACTTGTTTGGTGTGGACGAAAACCTGCAATGGCAATGGTAATTGTCAGTTATACGATCAGACACGGTTTCGTTATTCTGTTAACTTTTTATCCTGTC TTCTTACCTTTATCGGTGTATTCTTCGATTTTCTCGTCTGGTATTATGGGCGCGATCTGGATCTCTATGGGGATAAGGAGGCTAAGCGTGTGGAGCAGGCCAATCGACGGGATCAACCTATTACACCTCTCTTGGCCAAAAAGCCCCAGAAAAATGATAATCAATAA